In one Pseudomonas sp. Bout1 genomic region, the following are encoded:
- a CDS encoding arginine/lysine/ornithine decarboxylase, producing MYKDLKFPVLIVHRDIKADTVAGDRVRGIARELEQEGFSIFSAVDYAEGRLVASTHHGLACMLIAAEGAGENTHLLQNMVELIRLARVRAPNLPIFALGEQVTLENAPADAMSELNQLRGILYLFEDTVPFLARQVARAARAYLDGLLPPFFKALVQHTADSNYSWHTPGHGGGVAYRKSPVGQAFHQFFGENTLRSDLSVSVPELGSLLDHTGPLAEAEARAARNFGADHTYFVINGTSTANKIVWHSMVGRDDLVLVDRNCHKSVLHSIIMTGAIPLYLCPERNELGIIGPIPLSEFSPESIRAKVDASPLTHGRPAKVKLAVVTNSTYDGLCYNAELIKQQLGNSVEVLHFDEAWYAYAAFHEFFAGRYGMGTSRTPESPLVFTTHSTHKLLAAFSQASMIHVQDGGLRKLDRDRFNEAFMMHISTSPQYSIIASLDVASAMMEGPAGRSLLQEMFDEALSFRRALANLRQHIAAEDWWFSIWQPPSVAGIDRVVTADWLLQPQAEWHGFGEIAEDYVLLDPIKVTLVMPGLNAGGALSECGIPAAVVSKFLWERGLVVEKTGLYSFLVLFSMGITKGKWSTLLTELLEFKRSYDANVSLASCLPSVFQQGPARYQGLGLKDLCDQLHSCYRSNATAKHLKRMYTVLPQIAMKPADAYDLLVKGEVEAVSIDALPGRIAAVMLVPYPPGIPLIMPGERFTESTRSIIDYLAFARTFDSSFPGFVADVHGLQHEDDGNGRCYTVDCIKG from the coding sequence ATGTACAAAGACCTGAAGTTCCCGGTTCTGATCGTACACCGCGACATCAAGGCCGACACTGTCGCCGGCGACCGCGTCCGGGGTATCGCCCGGGAGCTGGAACAGGAGGGCTTTAGTATTTTTTCGGCGGTGGACTACGCCGAGGGCCGCCTGGTGGCTTCGACCCACCACGGGCTGGCCTGCATGCTGATTGCCGCCGAAGGTGCCGGGGAAAATACCCACCTGCTGCAAAACATGGTGGAGCTGATCCGCCTGGCGCGGGTACGGGCGCCGAACCTGCCGATCTTCGCCCTCGGTGAGCAAGTCACCCTGGAAAACGCCCCGGCCGACGCCATGAGCGAGCTTAATCAACTGCGGGGCATTCTTTACCTGTTTGAAGACACCGTGCCGTTCCTGGCCCGGCAAGTGGCCCGTGCGGCGCGTGCCTACCTGGACGGCCTGTTGCCGCCCTTCTTCAAGGCGCTGGTGCAGCACACGGCGGATTCCAATTATTCCTGGCACACGCCCGGGCACGGCGGCGGCGTGGCTTATCGCAAGAGCCCGGTGGGGCAGGCGTTTCATCAGTTCTTCGGGGAAAATACCCTGCGTTCGGACTTGTCGGTGTCGGTGCCGGAACTGGGTTCGCTGCTGGACCACACCGGCCCGCTGGCCGAAGCCGAGGCGCGAGCGGCGCGCAACTTTGGCGCCGACCACACCTACTTCGTGATCAATGGCACGTCCACCGCCAACAAGATCGTCTGGCACTCCATGGTGGGCCGCGACGACCTGGTGCTGGTGGACCGCAACTGCCACAAGTCGGTGTTGCATTCGATCATCATGACCGGCGCCATCCCGCTGTACCTTTGCCCGGAGCGCAATGAGCTGGGGATCATCGGGCCGATTCCCCTGAGCGAGTTCAGCCCCGAGTCGATCCGCGCCAAGGTCGACGCCAGCCCGCTGACCCATGGGCGGCCGGCCAAGGTCAAGCTGGCGGTGGTGACCAATTCCACCTACGACGGCCTGTGCTACAACGCCGAGCTGATCAAGCAGCAATTGGGCAACAGCGTCGAGGTGCTGCATTTTGACGAAGCCTGGTACGCGTACGCGGCGTTTCATGAGTTCTTCGCCGGCCGCTACGGCATGGGCACCTCGCGCACGCCCGAGAGCCCGTTGGTGTTCACTACGCACTCCACGCACAAGCTGCTGGCGGCGTTCAGCCAGGCGTCGATGATCCATGTGCAGGATGGTGGCTTACGCAAGCTGGACCGCGACCGTTTCAACGAAGCGTTCATGATGCATATTTCCACCTCGCCGCAGTACAGCATCATTGCCTCGCTGGACGTGGCGTCGGCCATGATGGAAGGCCCGGCGGGGCGTTCGTTGCTGCAGGAGATGTTTGACGAAGCCCTGAGCTTTCGTCGCGCCCTGGCGAACCTGCGCCAGCATATTGCGGCCGAAGACTGGTGGTTCTCCATCTGGCAGCCGCCGTCGGTGGCGGGCATTGACCGGGTGGTGACCGCGGACTGGTTACTGCAACCGCAGGCGGAGTGGCATGGCTTTGGCGAAATCGCCGAAGATTATGTGCTGCTGGACCCGATCAAGGTCACCCTGGTGATGCCCGGCCTGAACGCCGGTGGCGCGTTGAGTGAGTGCGGAATCCCCGCGGCGGTGGTCAGTAAGTTCCTTTGGGAGCGTGGGTTGGTGGTGGAAAAAACCGGGCTGTATTCGTTCCTCGTGCTGTTTTCCATGGGCATCACCAAAGGTAAGTGGAGTACCCTGCTGACCGAGTTGCTGGAATTCAAGCGCAGTTATGATGCCAACGTGAGCCTTGCCAGCTGTTTGCCATCGGTGTTCCAGCAAGGGCCTGCGCGGTATCAAGGCTTGGGTTTGAAGGACCTGTGCGACCAGTTGCACAGCTGTTATCGCAGCAATGCCACGGCCAAACACCTGAAGCGGATGTACACGGTACTGCCGCAAATCGCCATGAAGCCGGCCGATGCCTATGACCTGCTGGTCAAGGGCGAAGTCGAGGCGGTGTCCATCGACGCTTTGCCAGGACGCATCGCAGCGGTCATGCTGGTGCCTTACCCGCCGGGCATTCCGTTGATCATGCCGGGGGAGCGTTTCACCGAATCGACTCGCTCGATCATTGATTACCTGGCGTTTGCCAGGACGTTCGATAGCAGTTTCCCGGGCTTTGTCGCCGATGTTCATGGGCTGCAACACGAAGATGACGGCAATGGTCGTTGTTACACCGTCGATTGCATCAAGGGTTAA
- a CDS encoding PatB family C-S lyase, with protein MSFDFDTIHSRLGTGSTKWSRYPQDVLPMWIADMDIAAPPAVLQALHQRLGQQILGYSVACDGVREAIVADLWAKYAWRVQPDELLFLPGVEPGFNMALHAFVQPGQPVVLQTPNYRPIRLAPGHWNLPKIEVPFELSAEGEYLTPLPAMREALTGAGALLLSNPHNPMGKVFPREELLAVATACLDQGALIVSDEIHAELCFDGRRHIPTASLSPEIAQRTITLMSASKAYNVAGLKTCFAVIQNPAIRERFNNARCGMVDSVSPLGLEATRAAYSDCSDWLQALVVYLQGNRDYLLDAVQTRLPGVVMHAPQGTYLAWLDCSALGLDDPQRFFLEQAKVGLSAGLEFGDDSQQFVRLNFGCPRAMLEEGIARMERSLRHR; from the coding sequence ATGAGCTTTGATTTCGACACGATCCACTCCCGCCTCGGCACCGGCAGCACCAAGTGGAGTCGTTACCCGCAAGACGTTCTGCCGATGTGGATTGCCGACATGGACATCGCCGCACCACCGGCCGTGCTTCAGGCACTGCACCAGCGCCTGGGCCAGCAGATCCTCGGCTACAGCGTGGCCTGCGATGGCGTGCGTGAGGCGATCGTCGCCGATCTGTGGGCCAAGTACGCCTGGCGCGTGCAGCCCGATGAGCTGCTGTTTTTGCCAGGCGTCGAGCCGGGTTTCAACATGGCACTGCACGCGTTTGTGCAGCCCGGGCAACCGGTGGTGTTGCAAACCCCCAACTATCGCCCGATCCGCCTGGCGCCCGGGCACTGGAACCTGCCGAAGATCGAAGTGCCGTTTGAGTTGAGCGCCGAGGGCGAGTACCTCACGCCGTTGCCTGCCATGCGTGAGGCGCTCACCGGCGCCGGTGCCCTGCTGTTGAGCAACCCGCACAACCCGATGGGCAAGGTCTTCCCCCGTGAAGAACTGCTGGCCGTGGCCACCGCCTGCCTGGACCAGGGCGCGCTGATCGTTTCCGATGAAATCCACGCCGAACTGTGTTTTGACGGCCGTCGGCATATTCCCACCGCGAGCCTCAGCCCCGAGATCGCCCAGCGCACCATCACCCTGATGTCGGCCAGCAAGGCGTATAACGTCGCCGGGCTGAAGACCTGCTTTGCGGTGATCCAGAACCCCGCGATTCGCGAGCGCTTCAACAACGCCCGCTGCGGCATGGTCGACAGCGTCAGCCCGCTGGGCCTGGAAGCCACGCGTGCCGCCTACAGCGACTGCAGCGACTGGCTTCAAGCGCTGGTGGTTTACCTGCAAGGCAACCGCGACTACCTGCTGGACGCCGTGCAAACGCGCCTGCCCGGCGTGGTGATGCACGCGCCTCAAGGCACCTACCTGGCCTGGCTCGATTGCAGCGCCCTGGGCCTGGACGACCCGCAACGGTTCTTCCTCGAACAGGCCAAAGTCGGCCTCAGCGCCGGCCTGGAATTCGGCGACGACAGCCAGCAATTCGTGCGCCTGAACTTCGGCTGCCCAAGGGCCATGCTTGAAGAAGGCATTGCTCGCATGGAACGTAGCCTGCGTCACCGTTAA